Part of the Carnobacterium pleistocenium FTR1 genome is shown below.
AAATATTAATATCAATTCTGAAAATAAAGAAATGGCTTATAATTTTATAAACTGGAGATTAAGTAAAGAATTACAAATGATTACTGCGGCTTCTTTAAATGAGGCTCCTACAAATAAAAACGTTGAATTAAGTGGAGAAGTTGCTGAAAATAAAACATATGGTGATATTGCTGAATTAACAAAATTAGTTGATTTTGATTTTGTAAATACACAACTGGACGATTGGATCGACATGTGGAACAAAACGATGAATCAATAGATTAAGGTCTGATAATAGAAAATAACCTCTTTAGGAGGTTATTTTTTTAGCTTAGGAAGTTAGTAGAAAGGTGGAAACGATATGAAAGTAGATACACTTATTTCAAATGTCCAAGTATTTAATAGTTTTTTAAAAGTATTTGAATGGAAAAATGTTGCCATTCTTAATGGTAAATTCTTTTCAACGGGGATAGATACTCTAACAGATTTGAAACCAAGTGGTGTAATTGATGCAAAAGGGAGCTACATGATTCCAGGATTAATTGATATTCATATGCATATTGAAAGCTCCATGGTACCTCCTGCTATTTTCTCTAAAGCAGGTTTATCCCATGGAATAACAACGGTTGTTGCAGATGCTCATGAAATGGTGAATGTTTTTGGTGTAACAGGCATGGACGCATTTATGAAGGAAGAAACAGAAATGGATATTTTTTATGCAATACCTTCTTCGGTCCCTTCAACTACTTTAGCATTAGAAACCACTGGTGGATTTATGGGAATAAAAGAAGTTCAACAATTATTGAACCACCCTAAAGTGATTGCTCTTGGAGAAGCAATGAATTTTGACGGTATCGTAAATGATTCTGATTCTTTGATTCGTCAAATCTTACACACAGTCCAACAAGAGAAACCATTTATGCCGATTGAAGGACATGTACCGTTAGTATCAGGAATAGAGTTAGCCAAATTTATGTACCAAGGAATAACAGCTGATCATACACAACAAAGTCCGCAGTCCATATATGAGAAAATTAGCAGTGGGATGTTTGTTGAGCTGCAGCACAAATCGATAACTAAAGAAAATATAGCAGCCATCGTTCAAAATCACTTTTATGAATATTGTGCCATTGTGACGGATGATATTATGGCAGATGAGTTACTGAATGGGCATTTGAATAAAAATGTTCAGTTGGCTATTGAAGCGGGTCTCCCTATTGAACAAGCAATATACATGGCAACCTATACTCCTGCGAGAAGGATGGGTTTCCAAGATCGAGGGGCAATTGTTTCTGGTTTTAAAGCTGATTTTATTCTATTAGAAGATCCAGAAAAAATGGAAGTTACAGCTGTTTATAAAGCTGGAAAATTGGTACATGAAAAAGGGAATGAGATAGGTTATCCTGAAATGAAACCAAATTTTCCTGATTATTTTTATTCTTCCGTGCATTGTGAGAAAGCTGAACAGAGTGATTTTCAGATACGAGCTGAAGGAAGCTCAGCAGTCTGTAACGTAATCCATATATCTGAAGTAGGAACATTTACAGAATGCATTCAAAAAGAACTGCCAATAAAAGAGGGATATTTAGATTGGGAATCAAGTGGTTTAGCATTGATTGTAGTAATGGAACGTTATGGAAAAAACGGAAATAAAGCATATGGCTTAGTTGAGAATGCATTGACAGAAAAAGGAGCGATAGGAACAACCTGGGCACATGATCACCATAATTTAATGGTTATGGGAACATCTATTGCAGATTTAATAGTAGCACAAAATAAGTTGGTTGAAATACAAGGAGGCTATCTGACAGTTCAAAATGAGCAAGTAGTCAGCTGTTGTCCCCTTTTGATTGGAGGGATTATCAGT
Proteins encoded:
- a CDS encoding adenine deaminase C-terminal domain-containing protein is translated as MKVDTLISNVQVFNSFLKVFEWKNVAILNGKFFSTGIDTLTDLKPSGVIDAKGSYMIPGLIDIHMHIESSMVPPAIFSKAGLSHGITTVVADAHEMVNVFGVTGMDAFMKEETEMDIFYAIPSSVPSTTLALETTGGFMGIKEVQQLLNHPKVIALGEAMNFDGIVNDSDSLIRQILHTVQQEKPFMPIEGHVPLVSGIELAKFMYQGITADHTQQSPQSIYEKISSGMFVELQHKSITKENIAAIVQNHFYEYCAIVTDDIMADELLNGHLNKNVQLAIEAGLPIEQAIYMATYTPARRMGFQDRGAIVSGFKADFILLEDPEKMEVTAVYKAGKLVHEKGNEIGYPEMKPNFPDYFYSSVHCEKAEQSDFQIRAEGSSAVCNVIHISEVGTFTECIQKELPIKEGYLDWESSGLALIVVMERYGKNGNKAYGLVENALTEKGAIGTTWAHDHHNLMVMGTSIADLIVAQNKLVEIQGGYLTVQNEQVVSCCPLLIGGIISDAPIQVIGQQLSEVRQSMVDLGYHNSNVIMSFSTLSLPVSPAIKITDKGMFDVHSHCLIPLLEEIR